The DNA sequence CGGGCTTCTCCTTAACGCCCGTTGATGAGTTAAGAAGAGAGGCGTTTCCGGTAAGCTTGCCGGAGTATATCTTGAAGATAGAGAGTTTTCCGGTGTAGGGGTCGATGACGGTCTTGAAGACCCGCGCGGAGAGGGGGGCGTCCTCCGAGGGCTCCCTTGAGGCGTCTTCGCCGGTCTTGGGGTCCGTGCCCTTCACCGCCGCCCTGTCGAGAGGGGAGGGGAGGCAGAGGTTTACGGCGTCCATCAGGAGGTCCACGCCCATGTTCTTGTAGGCCGAGCCGAATAGCAGCGGCACGAAGTTTCCGGCGACGACCCCTTTTCTGAGCCCCGCCTTCAGCTCCTCGTCGGAGACCTCCTCGCCGTTCAGATACTTTTCCGTAAGCTTGTCGTCGCTTTCGACGGCGGCCTCCATGAGCGTCTCCCGCGCCTTATCGGCCTCCTCCTTGAGCTCTCCGGGTATGTCGGTTATCTCGGCCTTGCCGGAGAGGTCGTCGCCGTAGATGTAGGCCTTCATGGATAGGAGGTCGACCACCCCTTTGAACTTCTCGCCCTGGCCTATGGGCAGCTGGAGCGGTACGTCCTTTACCTTCAGCACCTTTTCCATATCGGCCACGGTCTCGGGGGAGTCGGCCTTGTCCTTGTCCATCTTGTTAACGAAGGCTATCCTCGGGAGGTCCGATTCGTCGGCGAACTCCCAGACCTTTTCGGTCTGGACCTTCACGCCGGATATGGCGCTCAGGAGCACCACGGCCCCGTCCGCCACGCAGAGCGAGTTCCTGGTTTCCGTAAGGAAGTTGGAGTAGCCGGGGGTGTCTATGACGGTCGTAGTGTGTTTGTCCAGGTCGTAGTGGTGGAGAGAGGCCGAGAGGGTTATCTTCCTTTTTTGCTCTTCGGGTTCGTGGTCGAGGATCGAAGTTGAGTCGTCGACCCTGCCGAGCCTTGTGGTCGCTTTGGCGTTAAAGAGCATTGCCTCGGCCAGGCTTGTCTTGCCCGCCCCCCCGTGTGCGATTAATGCGACGGTTCTCTTCTTATCAAGAGCGATACCCATCTACACACCTCCTTACTGGAAGAGTTTTAGTGTCGTGACCTGCGCGCTAAAGATATCGACCGCTTCGTCGAAGCCCCTCTCTCACCCCGCCTCCCCCCCCTCCCAGTCAGGGTTTCCGTCTCCCCCTGGGCCCTTCTTTTTCGGCTTTTTCGGCGGGGGTGGGGGCCGACATCCCGTGGCGTATCCTTCCCAGGATCCTGTTCAGGAAGTTGGATCTCTTCAGCGATGGTATTGCCGGCCTCCTCCTGACCCCGAGTTCCACCATCATAGTGTGCAACTGCTCGTTTTCCGGGTCGTGCCGGAACCCCTTCTTGACCACCGTTATGGCCCCTTTTTTATTGCCTGCCGCGACATAGACCCTGCCGAGGTTGGCGTACAGCTCGGCCTTGTAGAACTCTTTTTTTATGGCCCTTGTGCACAGATCGAGTCCGAGCCCGACCTCTCCCCACCTGACGGCCTTGCACATGCCGTAGTAGGACATGTAGAGAGCGTTCTCCTTGTCCTGCTTGTAGGCCTTTTCGAAGGCCCTGGTGGCGGCCTCCATGCTGCCGTCGCCGAGGAGCCTCTTCCCCTTATTGAACTGCGCTTTTGGCGAGTTGTAGTCTTTCTTATCTAATATTTG is a window from the Thermodesulfobacteriota bacterium genome containing:
- the fusA gene encoding elongation factor G translates to MGIALDKKRTVALIAHGGAGKTSLAEAMLFNAKATTRLGRVDDSTSILDHEPEEQKRKITLSASLHHYDLDKHTTTVIDTPGYSNFLTETRNSLCVADGAVVLLSAISGVKVQTEKVWEFADESDLPRIAFVNKMDKDKADSPETVADMEKVLKVKDVPLQLPIGQGEKFKGVVDLLSMKAYIYGDDLSGKAEITDIPGELKEEADKARETLMEAAVESDDKLTEKYLNGEEVSDEELKAGLRKGVVAGNFVPLLFGSAYKNMGVDLLMDAVNLCLPSPLDRAAVKGTDPKTGEDASREPSEDAPLSARVFKTVIDPYTGKLSIFKIYSGKLTGNASLLNSSTGVKEKPGHIFVLEGDKTKEVTEASCGDIVAVSKLKDTHTGNTLCDAESPIVLPPLPPANASLAFAITPKTKADEDKVPQGLHKLMEEDPALEFKRDEHTNEFLLSGVGQNHLEVAIEKLKRKYGCEVELKAPRIPYKETLRASTQVQGRYKKQSGGRGQFGDTWLEISPLPRGTGFEFVNNIVGGVIPRQYIPAVEKGIKEAMLHGTLAGYPVVDVKVRLYDGSHHSVDSSEMAFKIAGSMGFKKGVEQSRPVLLEPIVNMDIIVPEDHMGDIIGDINSRRGKILGVDPRGGSQVVKAVVPMAEVISYSTDLKGMTADRGLFTMEFSHYEEVPAHLSPKVIEAARAEKA
- a CDS encoding tetratricopeptide repeat protein — translated: MNQILDKKDYNSPKAQFNKGKRLLGDGSMEAATRAFEKAYKQDKENALYMSYYGMCKAVRWGEVGLGLDLCTRAIKKEFYKAELYANLGRVYVAAGNKKGAITVVKKGFRHDPENEQLHTMMVELGVRRRPAIPSLKRSNFLNRILGRIRHGMSAPTPAEKAEKEGPRGRRKP